In Sulfuricurvum sp., the sequence CATCGGATTGAGCCAAAATATCGTTTGTGAGGCGTTCCAATGTCCTTGCTTTATGCTGTTCAGTTGCTTTCATCTTAGAGTTAATCACGATCAATGCCCCCATCATTGAAGCAAAAGACAAAAGCCCCTCATACTTCAAACGCTTGGCATAAGTAAAGGCTTTGCTTCGAAAGGTCTTTTTGTTTGAAGCCCATCGAATAATAGGCGGGTATGCTCTCCCATCGGTCGGGAACACTTTAAGCTCTGTAAGCGTGTAAAGCTCTCCAGTGCTTTCCCATCCGTTACCCTCTATAACAAGATGATCGTCAAACCTAACACCATTAATAACACTTTGGTAACTTCTTTGTAAATCCGCGATAAAATACCACTCATTCGATTTTGTCGGTCGATATTTCAACTCATAAGCCACTTGGATTTTTTGCCCATTATGAGAGGTTAGAGTCTTTTTAAATGAGGGAAGAGGTAACGCACTTCCCCATCGCTTCCACTCACCCGCCCCCATTGTAAAGCTAAAATATCTCATTTTGATTAAGCCGTTCAATGATACGGGCTTTGAGATTTTGGCGTGTGCTATTCATTTCCATCACCTCATCGAGAAAATCCATAACCACTGCTTCGGCTCTCTCTATTGCTTCAACTCTATCACCTGAGAGCGTATCTCTCGGAGCTTTGCCACCTTTGGGGGCTTCTATGTCTAAATGGTTATAGATTGCATCGGTTATGATTTTGAAGTAAGGGCAATTTTTACCGTAGGACTCCCCCCTCTGTTCTTCAGCATAATGGCAAAAGTCCTTTATCTTGTCGGACAAACTTCTTCGGGTGTCTTTACCGTCGCATCGCGCCTCTATCCATGCCTCATTTGCTTTATTACACTGAATAGCAACTTTTACACTAATCGCTTCCGCCGTTGCTTGTTTAAATGCTTCGATAAATGCCCACTTAAACACTTCCGCTTTTTTCCCCGTAATCGATAAACATGTGAACGCAAACGCATCCGCATCCAGTTCAAAATATGGGAATTTTTGACCGCGATAATCTCGTTTTAGTTCCGTAATTTTACGGAGCTTAATTAGTTCATCAAAACTATGGAATGATCTAATTTTTCTCAATAAATCATCATGCCGGATACCAAAATATTGAGAGATTTTTAAACTCGTTGCAAACGGTTCATCGTCATGGAATAGCATAGCCTTTGTGATCTTCTCAATAGTGAGGGTGTCGGTTAATACTTTCATTACGCCACCGCCATACGCGAAGCGATAAACGCATCTAAATCCGATTTAGCCCACACCGTCACACGGTCGCTTAACTTGATCGCTTTGATTTTCCCTTGCTTGGTAAATAACCATACTGTTGAGACACCTATCCCCATGTATTGAGCAGTTTGTTTTGCTCTGAATAATTCGTTCATTTTGTGACCTTTCCGTCGAAAAGCCCTCGAGGGTCGTTTGATAAAATCAAACTACGTCTATTAAAGATTTTAGACGTTGTAAATACGAGTTGAATTGTAATGTACGAGGTATACTTGTATACTTCTATAAAAGTGTAAAGGTGTAAAGATTATTTTCTTTTATAATAGTGTTTACTAACTGCTCTTGGTGTCATATTTATTTTTTCGGCAACATAATTGATAATTTGTGTTGCATTGAAATCTTGATGTTCTTTTTTTGCATTACTGATTTCGTAAATAACTTTAATATGACTATGTGTTTTTTTAAAAGTTGGTTTTTCTATACGCCCCATAAAGAGCAAGGTCTCAACAACGATTTTTTGTTCGGATGGTTCTGAATATCGATTAACAAAATCTTTTTCTTCTTTTGATAACGTTTTTAATGATTGATGGATAAATTCTTTTTCTTCTATTGTGATTTCTTTACATTTGTAAGGGTACGGTGCTCCATTATCATATGCATCTTCGATTTCTTTAAGTAATGTTCCTAATCCTTTCCCTAATGCACTTTCGTTAGCCATTTAATGATTCTCCTTTGATAGCTTTACCTCATCAAGATAATCCGCCCACCATTGCATAAGCCCTAAACGCTCTTGAGAGTATTGAGCATGATTGTATGCCCCTTTAACCTTGTTCCCCTCGACGTGTGCCAAACATCGTTCTATTACGTCGGTGTGGTAGCCGTGTACGGTTATATTCTCGTTTGTTATGGTGCTAAACATTGCTCTAAACCCGTGGGATACTATTTCATCCTTGGTGTATCCCAAACGTCTTAGTGCTTGGTTCATAGTATTTTCGCTGATAGGTTTAATAGAAGTATGGAGAGAGTGAAACAAATATTTACTTTTGTGTTGAGTGTGTGGGCGTAGTGCTTCTATTACTGCTTTTACTTGTTTCGTGATGGGTACGGTATGGGGCTTTTTCGTTTTCATCTTTTCAGCGGGGATAATCCACTCATTTTTTTCTAAATCAAATTCGTCCCATTCAGCGAAGCGGATATTATAGGGGCGTTGAGCGGTGAGGGTAGCTAACTGTAAAGCACTCTTAACGATTATTTCGCCGTGGTAGTCGTCTATTGCATTTAACAGTATTCCTATCTTTTTAGGGTCGGTGATTGTCGGCATATTCTTACGCTCTATCTTTCCAATAACAAAGCGTTTATCAATATCGGCGGTGATGTTGTGAGGGGTGATTTCACGGGTTACGGCGTAACGGTACACTTGAGAAATAATATTGAGGGTTCTTAATGCCGTGTCTGTTTTGTTCGCTAACTTCAATCTATCCAAACACTCTATTATCATCATGCGGGTTACATCATTAATCGGCTTTTGTCCTATGTAGGGGAAGATATGATTTTCAAGTCGTGCAAGTTTAAGAGAGTGATAGCGGGGGACAAGTTCGCCCGTGATACTGTCGATAAAATCCCGTGATACTTTTTCAAAGGTGTTTAACAATACGACGGTTTCGGCTTTGGCTTCTTCCTCTTGGATACGCTTTTGTTCTTTTTGCGCTTGTTTCTCTTTAATCGGGTCGATACCGTTGTTTACTTTCCCTTTGAGTTCGTCACGCTTCGCTCTTGCTTTTGAAAGTGATGTGGCGGGGTAAGCTCCTCCCGTTGTCTTTTTTGCTTTGCCCTCAACGGTGTAACGGATTTCCCAAACTTTACGCCCATCGGGCTTTATATTGAGCTGTAAGCCGTTTCCATCGGGTAGGGTGTACTCTTTTTCTTTGGGTTTTGCGTTCTTTATAGCCGTATCGGTGAGCGGTGTAACCTGTCTATTCGCCATAATGTACCCCTGATTAATGTACCTTTTTTAGGTATTGGTGAGGTACATTATAAGAAGGTACATTTAAAGGTACATTAAAAAGTCGTATGTTGTTGTATTAGATAAATGGGCATTAGAGGCTAAATAGCTACAAAAGTGCCTATTTAAGGGGTTTTTGTTTGTCTTTTTGGATTGTATTAGAGGGGATTGATTTGATGTAATGGCGGACAGCTAGAGATTCGAACTCTAGGTAGGTTGCCCTACACACGCGTTCCAGGCGTGCGCCATCGACCACTCGGCCAGCTGTCCATTTTAAGAAAGAGTGAAATTGTACCGAATTTAGCTTAAGGGTTGGCTATTAATATCCGTATTTACCCATTGGCGGTTTCTTGCGCGCTTGCTCTTTGCTCATACGGTTGCTTAGATGTTTAAGCCATGCCAAGAAAATGAACACAAGAATCGAGACGGCACATACTTCATATCCGATGGCCCAGATAACGGCGAACGAGGTTAAGTTAAACTGTAAGAAATATTCAAAACTGGCTTCGGCAACAAAGAGATACAAAAACGACAACCCTGCCAAATAAGGGATTATAATGATATAAAGGGTGAGAACAATCCCTTCGTAGCCCTCAGGAGAAAAAACAAAATCACGATAATCGAGAGACTTTTTAAAAAAATCCTCTTCGATATTACGACGTGTTTTAAGATTTTCTCTTTGATATGTCTTTGCGCTATCACGTGCACTATCTGAAATTAAAGACGACTGTGTCCATTTGTCATTTTTTTTATCCATAGTTCATACTTTAACTCGTAATAAATAATTATATCTTGTTTTGCAGTGTATGCCGTTTTATTATGAAAAGAAATAGGAAATAAAGCAAATATATAGCAAACCGAAACAATGCATATGCATGTTTCGGTCAAACTAACGAAGGAGAATCGAATCACCATTGTAGAAAAGAAGTGTTAATTTTGTGTAAAGATTTTCAATTTTTAGACAAAAAAAATATTTAATCTGCTTATTTTAGAGCGATAACCGTTTTTACGGGCGATGTAAATCATTGTATAATACTTTTACACTACAAAAAGGGTTCCCGTGCTCCCAAACCAACGTTTTTATCCTATCAGTGACGACTTTCGCTCCCCTTATGCCCGAGACCGCGACCGTATAATTCATTCCGGCAGTTTTCGCCGTCTCGAATATAAAACTCAGGTTTTCCTGAATTCCCAAGGTGATTTTTTCCGAACCCGTCTCACACACAGTATCGAAGTGAGCCAAATAGCCCGTTCAATCGCATCCCATTTGGGGTTGGAAGAGTCTCTGGCGGAGAGTATTGCCCTTTCACACGATTTGGGACATACACCCTTCGGGCATATCGGCGGCGATACTCTCGATGAATGTCTGCGCGAACGAGGGTTTATGAGCGGTTTTGAGCACAACTTCCAAAGTTTCCGCGTTGTTACCAAACTCGAACAACGGTATAAAGCTTTTTTGGGTCTGAATCTCACCTATGCCACACTCGAGGGGATTTTAAAACACTCCTATCCGTATAACAAAGCGTTTTTGCCGGACGAGATAAAAGAAGCATTCGCCCTCGACACCCACCCCAGTATCGAAGCGATGATCGTTGACCGTGCTGACGAGATCGCCTACATCAGTCACGACATCGATGACGGTGTCGCTTCGGGACTCATCACGTTTGAAACCCTGCAATCGAGCGAACTCATCCAGACAGTGTTGCAAAAAGTGTATGATGAAGGAATTCATGAAAACGAAGATGAAATGTTCCGTTATCGCTTCAGTTCCCATCTGATCAATCATCTGGTTTATTCACTTCTGGAATATTCTAAAGACAAAATCGATAACACGAGAGTGTTAGCTTCCGTTATACCGGCAAGTGAGCCGATTATTATAGGGTTCGAACCGGAGCTGGAAACGCAGATCAAAAAACTCAAAAAACTTCTGTATCAAGAGCTCTATCAACACAAACACATTATGCGAAAAATGTTTGCCGGAAAACAAGCCATTAAAGGATTGTTTAACGCCCTCATGGAAGAGCCGAAGATGCTTCCTCGTTATTATCTTGAACAATATGATCGTCGTAACCCTCACCGCGTAATAAGCGACTATATCGCCAGTATGTCGGATCGATATGCCATGGAACTCTATAACGAGTTATACGGAAGAGAAGGGTGAATTTGAATAAAATTGCCATTATTGGAGGCGGCGCGAGCGGATTGATGGCGGCACTCTTTGCCGCACGCGCCGGTGCGGATGTTACGGTTTACGAACACAATTCCGGTGTCGGAAAAAAAATATTGGCTTCCGGTAACGGACGGTGCAATATCATTAATACAACCGCCACGTACGAAGATTATGCGGGCAATGATCCCCATTTCGTCACCTATGCTCTCAAACAGCTGAGTTTCCACTATTTTGAAAAATTCTGCCACTCCATAGGGCTGATTCTCGACATAAAAGAAGACGGCAGATGCTATCCCCTCTCGAATGAAGCCAAATCGGTCTTGATCGCACTTAAGAGTGCCGTGAGTGAATCGGGTGCTAAAATTTTCACCGATTCCAACGTTACCGCTATCACAAAAGATGATACACATTTCACCGTTCAAACACAACAGGGCAAACAACGTTATAACAAAGTTTTAATTGCCACAGGAAGCGAAGCTGCACCCCAACTGGGAGCATCTGCCGATGGCTATAGCTTTGCAAAACAATTCGGTCATGAGATTCTACCAACCTACCCTTCTTTGGTACAGCTCCATCTAAACTCCAAAAACCACCATAAAATGGCAGGGGTTAAAACAACTGCCGAAGTAACGCTCATCATCGACGGTAAATCCAAGGAAAAAGTCCAAGGGGATATTTTGTTTGCGGCCTACGGGATTTCAGGGCTTGCCATCCTCGATATTAGCCAGAAAGCTTCCTATGCGCTATTGCACAAACAACGCGTTAGTATCGCCCTCAACCTGCTGCCGCGGTATGACAGAGCGAGCCTTGTGAATGTTATCGAAAAGCTGTTTTCTTCCGTCCCGAACCATGATGTCCACACCGCACTCTGCGGGCTTATCCCTGCCAAAATAGCGACCTATCTCCTCGAAGACGCCGCTATTGCACTTTCGACAACCGTATCCGCACTGGGTCCCAAAGAGATCAAAAAACTCTCCCACCTGATCGGAGAATGGAAATTCGACGTGACCGATACCCATGGGTTCAAACATGCCGAAGTGAGCGGCGGCGGTGTCAGCACTGCTCAGGTCAATAATAAAACGATGGAATCAAAACTGGTAGAGGGTCTTTATTTCACGGGTGAAGTACTCGATATCGTCGGAAAGCGCGGAGGTTATAATTTTAATTTTGCGTGGGCTAGCGGAATGATCGCGGGAAAAGAGATGGCGAAGTGATTAATTATTATTTATAAATCTTGTCCCAAAAATACACCTAGAGCCCAACCGCTGGCAGCAGTGCCAAAGCGGTTGGAAGCGTTCTGTTTTTGGGACGATTTTCTTTTGGTACTTTTCTTATGAAAAAGAAAAGTACGAGAGAGTGATTATTTTTTCGCGTAACGTTTACGGTCGGTCGGATCCAACCATTTTTTACGCATACGGACATTGAGAGGGGTTACTTCGAGGATTTCATCATCTTCGATCCACTCTAATGCACGCTCAAGGTTCATATCGCGTGGTGGAACCAATTTAATCGCTTCGTCAGCTCCTGAAGAACGGACGTTTGATTGCGCTTTCCCTTTGATCGGGTTAACGTCAAGGTCATTCGTACGGCTATGTTCACCGATGATCATCCCTTTGTACACTTTCGTTTGAGGAGCTACGAAAAGGACACCGCGATCTTGGAGGTTGAACAATGAGTACGCTAACGCAACACCGTCTTCCATAGAGATCAACGCTCCGTATTGGCGGCTCTCAACAGAACCGGTATAAGGGCGGAATTCCAAGAATGAGTGATTCATTACACCCTCACCTTTGGTATCGGTCAAGAATTGACCACGGAAACCGATCAAACCGCGTGCAGGAATTTCGAACTCTACGCGAGTAAAGCCCTCACCCATCGGTACCATCGCTGTCATTTCCGCTTTACGGCGGCCAAGACGCTCGATGATCGTACCTGCAAAGTCAGCAGGAAGGTCGACTACAAGGTGTTCGAACGGTTCGCATTTGACCCCTTCGATTTCACGCACGATAACTTCCGGACGGCCGATACCGAATTCGAAACCTTCACGACGCATGTTTTCAGCAAGAATCGTAATTTGAAGCTCACCACGTCCTGAAACTTGGAATTTACCTTCACCGATCGTTTCGTAACGCATCGCAACGTTTGTGTTCATTTCAGCATCAAGACGCTCACGGATTTTGTTTGACGTAACGTGTTTACCCTCTTGACCTGCAAGCGGAGAGTCATTTACCGAGAAGACAACGGTCAATGTAGGCTCTTCGATGTGCATAGGATCAAGTGGCATCGGGTTAGCCGGATCACAGATAGTATCACCGACGTCTACTGTTTCGATACCCGCAACCGCAACGATATCACCCGCTTCAGCTGTTTGAATCTCCATACGGTTAAGTCCTAGGAACCCGATCAATTTAGAAATTTTCCCTTTGACCATTTCGCCGTCTGCTTTTGCAAGGAGGATATTGTCCCCTTTTGAAATGCGTCCGTTGAAAATACGGGCGATACCGATTTTTCCAACGTAATTATCGTAGTCGAGGGTGAAAACTTGCAACTGAGTAGCATTTTCAGCATCACCGGTAGGCTCAGGTACTTTTTCAAGGATCGTATCAAATAGACATTTGAAATCGCCATCCGGCTCAGACATGTCCATTTTCGCGATACCGTCACGCGCTGCAGCATAAACGATCGGGAAATCGAGTTGATCTTCCGTCGCGTCCATTGCAACGAAAAGGTCGAATACTTCATCTACTACACGCTCAGGGTCAGCAGAAGGTTTGTCGATTTTGTTGATAACAACGATCGGTTTGATCCCCAAAGCAAGCATTTTTTTAACAACGAATTTGGTTTGAGGCATTACACCCTCGTATGCATCGACGAGAATCAACGCACCGTCAACCATTTTCAATACACGCTCAACTTCTCCACCGAAGTCGGCATGGCCCGGAGTGTCGATGATGTTGATTTTATGCTCACCGTAGCGAACTGCGGTATTTTTTGAGAGAATAGTAATCCCGCGCTCTTTTTCAAGGGCGTTAGAGTCCATAGCTCTCTCGTTGACTTGCTCGTGGCTGCCATACGTTCCGGATTGCT encodes:
- a CDS encoding Rha family transcriptional regulator, whose translation is MKVLTDTLTIEKITKAMLFHDDEPFATSLKISQYFGIRHDDLLRKIRSFHSFDELIKLRKITELKRDYRGQKFPYFELDADAFAFTCLSITGKKAEVFKWAFIEAFKQATAEAISVKVAIQCNKANEAWIEARCDGKDTRRSLSDKIKDFCHYAEEQRGESYGKNCPYFKIITDAIYNHLDIEAPKGGKAPRDTLSGDRVEAIERAEAVVMDFLDEVMEMNSTRQNLKARIIERLNQNEIF
- a CDS encoding helix-turn-helix domain-containing protein, whose protein sequence is MNELFRAKQTAQYMGIGVSTVWLFTKQGKIKAIKLSDRVTVWAKSDLDAFIASRMAVA
- a CDS encoding integrase arm-type DNA-binding domain-containing protein, coding for MANRQVTPLTDTAIKNAKPKEKEYTLPDGNGLQLNIKPDGRKVWEIRYTVEGKAKKTTGGAYPATSLSKARAKRDELKGKVNNGIDPIKEKQAQKEQKRIQEEEAKAETVVLLNTFEKVSRDFIDSITGELVPRYHSLKLARLENHIFPYIGQKPINDVTRMMIIECLDRLKLANKTDTALRTLNIISQVYRYAVTREITPHNITADIDKRFVIGKIERKNMPTITDPKKIGILLNAIDDYHGEIIVKSALQLATLTAQRPYNIRFAEWDEFDLEKNEWIIPAEKMKTKKPHTVPITKQVKAVIEALRPHTQHKSKYLFHSLHTSIKPISENTMNQALRRLGYTKDEIVSHGFRAMFSTITNENITVHGYHTDVIERCLAHVEGNKVKGAYNHAQYSQERLGLMQWWADYLDEVKLSKENH
- a CDS encoding deoxyguanosinetriphosphate triphosphohydrolase, whose amino-acid sequence is MLPNQRFYPISDDFRSPYARDRDRIIHSGSFRRLEYKTQVFLNSQGDFFRTRLTHSIEVSQIARSIASHLGLEESLAESIALSHDLGHTPFGHIGGDTLDECLRERGFMSGFEHNFQSFRVVTKLEQRYKAFLGLNLTYATLEGILKHSYPYNKAFLPDEIKEAFALDTHPSIEAMIVDRADEIAYISHDIDDGVASGLITFETLQSSELIQTVLQKVYDEGIHENEDEMFRYRFSSHLINHLVYSLLEYSKDKIDNTRVLASVIPASEPIIIGFEPELETQIKKLKKLLYQELYQHKHIMRKMFAGKQAIKGLFNALMEEPKMLPRYYLEQYDRRNPHRVISDYIASMSDRYAMELYNELYGREG
- a CDS encoding NAD(P)/FAD-dependent oxidoreductase, with the protein product MNLNKIAIIGGGASGLMAALFAARAGADVTVYEHNSGVGKKILASGNGRCNIINTTATYEDYAGNDPHFVTYALKQLSFHYFEKFCHSIGLILDIKEDGRCYPLSNEAKSVLIALKSAVSESGAKIFTDSNVTAITKDDTHFTVQTQQGKQRYNKVLIATGSEAAPQLGASADGYSFAKQFGHEILPTYPSLVQLHLNSKNHHKMAGVKTTAEVTLIIDGKSKEKVQGDILFAAYGISGLAILDISQKASYALLHKQRVSIALNLLPRYDRASLVNVIEKLFSSVPNHDVHTALCGLIPAKIATYLLEDAAIALSTTVSALGPKEIKKLSHLIGEWKFDVTDTHGFKHAEVSGGGVSTAQVNNKTMESKLVEGLYFTGEVLDIVGKRGGYNFNFAWASGMIAGKEMAK
- the typA gene encoding translational GTPase TypA, whose product is MQKIRNIAVIAHVDHGKTTLVDGLLKQSGTYGSHEQVNERAMDSNALEKERGITILSKNTAVRYGEHKINIIDTPGHADFGGEVERVLKMVDGALILVDAYEGVMPQTKFVVKKMLALGIKPIVVINKIDKPSADPERVVDEVFDLFVAMDATEDQLDFPIVYAAARDGIAKMDMSEPDGDFKCLFDTILEKVPEPTGDAENATQLQVFTLDYDNYVGKIGIARIFNGRISKGDNILLAKADGEMVKGKISKLIGFLGLNRMEIQTAEAGDIVAVAGIETVDVGDTICDPANPMPLDPMHIEEPTLTVVFSVNDSPLAGQEGKHVTSNKIRERLDAEMNTNVAMRYETIGEGKFQVSGRGELQITILAENMRREGFEFGIGRPEVIVREIEGVKCEPFEHLVVDLPADFAGTIIERLGRRKAEMTAMVPMGEGFTRVEFEIPARGLIGFRGQFLTDTKGEGVMNHSFLEFRPYTGSVESRQYGALISMEDGVALAYSLFNLQDRGVLFVAPQTKVYKGMIIGEHSRTNDLDVNPIKGKAQSNVRSSGADEAIKLVPPRDMNLERALEWIEDDEILEVTPLNVRMRKKWLDPTDRKRYAKK